A genomic stretch from Acidobacteriota bacterium includes:
- the guaB gene encoding IMP dehydrogenase, whose translation MADSPIPVALTFDDVSLVPGMSEVHPNEVDLSTRLCRGIDLKVPFVSAAMDTVTEARLAIAIAQEGGLGVVHKNLSIEEQAFEVDKVKRSESGMIVDPVTIRPEARIHEALDVMSRYKISGVPVTDADGHLVGILTNRDLRFEDDLQRPVRELMTHEDLVTVPEGTTLAQAKALLHKHRIEKLLVVDDSDNLTGLITVKDIQKMMDYPRACKDNLGRLRVGGAIGAAGDFMERAAALVAVKVDVLVLDSSHAHSRGVLEAAQRIKAEFPQTPMIVGNVATAEGVRALIDCGADGVKVGIGPGSICTTRVVTGAGVPQITAILECTEAAAEHDVPVIADGGIKFSGDCSKAIAAGADAVMIGSLLAGTEESPGETILYQGRQFKAYRGMGSLGAMSRGSADRYFQQAGDSLAKMVPEGIEGMVPFKGSVHQMLLQLVGGLRAGMGLSGCPSIEAMRTKARFVRVTAAGLKESHAHDVTITKEAPNYWVDR comes from the coding sequence ATGGCCGACTCCCCTATTCCCGTAGCCCTCACCTTCGACGACGTTTCCCTGGTTCCGGGAATGTCCGAGGTCCACCCGAACGAGGTGGATCTGTCCACCCGCCTGTGCCGCGGCATCGACCTCAAGGTGCCGTTCGTTTCCGCCGCCATGGACACCGTGACGGAGGCCCGCCTGGCGATCGCCATCGCTCAGGAGGGCGGCCTCGGCGTGGTCCACAAGAACCTCTCCATCGAAGAGCAGGCCTTCGAGGTGGACAAGGTCAAACGTTCGGAGTCCGGCATGATCGTCGATCCGGTGACCATCCGGCCGGAGGCGCGCATCCACGAGGCCCTCGATGTGATGTCCCGCTACAAGATCTCCGGCGTACCGGTGACCGATGCGGACGGCCATTTGGTAGGCATCCTCACCAACCGCGATTTGCGCTTCGAGGACGATCTCCAACGACCGGTGCGGGAGCTGATGACCCACGAAGACCTGGTCACGGTGCCCGAGGGCACCACCCTCGCCCAGGCCAAAGCACTGCTCCACAAGCACCGCATCGAGAAGCTCCTGGTGGTCGACGACAGCGACAACCTGACCGGTCTGATCACCGTCAAAGACATCCAAAAAATGATGGACTACCCGCGTGCCTGCAAGGACAACCTCGGCCGCCTGCGGGTGGGCGGGGCGATCGGCGCCGCCGGCGACTTCATGGAGCGGGCGGCGGCGCTGGTCGCCGTCAAGGTCGATGTGCTGGTGCTCGACTCGTCCCATGCTCACAGCCGCGGGGTGCTGGAGGCGGCGCAGCGGATCAAGGCCGAGTTTCCACAAACGCCGATGATCGTCGGCAACGTGGCGACGGCGGAGGGCGTGCGGGCCCTGATCGACTGCGGAGCGGACGGCGTGAAGGTGGGCATCGGCCCGGGCAGTATCTGCACCACCCGGGTGGTCACCGGCGCCGGCGTGCCGCAGATCACGGCGATTCTCGAATGCACCGAGGCGGCCGCCGAGCATGACGTGCCGGTGATCGCCGACGGCGGCATCAAGTTCTCTGGCGACTGCTCCAAGGCGATCGCCGCCGGCGCGGACGCGGTGATGATCGGCTCCCTGCTGGCCGGTACCGAAGAGAGCCCCGGTGAAACCATCCTCTACCAGGGCCGCCAGTTCAAGGCCTACCGCGGCATGGGCTCCCTGGGAGCGATGAGCCGCGGCAGCGCCGACCGCTACTTCCAGCAGGCCGGCGACTCCCTCGCCAAGATGGTGCCCGAGGGGATCGAGGGGATGGTGCCTTTCAAGGGCAGCGTGCACCAGATGTTGCTCCAGCTCGTCGGCGGCCTGCGCGCCGGCATGGGGCTTTCCGGCTGCCCGTCGATCGAGGCCATGCGCACCAAGGCCCGCTTCGTGCGGGTGACCGCCGCCGGCCTCAAGGAAAGCCACGCCCACGACGTGACGATCACCAAAGAAGCGCCCAACTACTGGGTGGATCGGTGA
- a CDS encoding type II toxin-antitoxin system VapC family toxin — translation MIDTCILLDILEPDPEFGESSARLLDEIRSDGLEIAPVIYVELAPAFGGSRRRQDLFLSRIGFSLPPEWERADTETARAAWARFIHLKRTGKTPKKPLADLLIGSFAHRRRGLVTRNPKHFSGAFPDLKILVPP, via the coding sequence GTGATCGACACCTGCATCTTGCTCGACATCCTGGAACCCGACCCAGAGTTTGGAGAGTCCTCTGCCCGTTTGCTAGACGAAATCCGATCAGACGGCCTGGAAATTGCCCCAGTCATCTATGTCGAGCTTGCACCCGCTTTCGGCGGCAGCCGCCGCAGACAGGACCTCTTCCTCTCTCGAATCGGCTTTTCACTGCCTCCAGAGTGGGAACGAGCTGACACGGAAACAGCCAGGGCTGCCTGGGCTCGGTTCATTCACCTGAAGCGCACGGGGAAGACCCCCAAAAAGCCCTTGGCCGACCTCTTGATCGGAAGCTTTGCCCACCGTCGTCGAGGCTTGGTCACGCGAAATCCAAAGCACTTCTCGGGTGCATTCCCGGACTTGAAGATCCTCGTCCCGCCTTAG
- a CDS encoding AbrB/MazE/SpoVT family DNA-binding domain-containing protein, whose amino-acid sequence MTTKSLETVVTERGQVSIPAEIRRELNLTPGKRLSWRKVADDELCVTIASDEKPVGAMAMLGFARTFRGTSRTTEEWMRELREGEEEWGG is encoded by the coding sequence ATGACCACAAAGTCTTTAGAAACGGTTGTCACCGAGCGAGGGCAAGTGTCCATTCCCGCCGAGATCCGGCGCGAGCTGAACCTGACACCGGGAAAGCGTCTCTCCTGGCGAAAAGTCGCGGACGATGAACTGTGCGTGACCATCGCGTCGGATGAGAAACCCGTCGGGGCGATGGCGATGCTGGGCTTCGCTCGCACCTTTCGCGGGACCTCTCGGACAACCGAAGAATGGATGCGCGAGTTGAGAGAGGGCGAGGAAGAATGGGGTGGGTGA